The Apium graveolens cultivar Ventura chromosome 10, ASM990537v1, whole genome shotgun sequence nucleotide sequence gtcacagccattcctgaggagatatgggactctgtcccacaggaggtactgacacacctcctgttcttctatatggactaccatcgccatctggagtgattggaggaggatctaggcttctatatggactaccatcgccatctgttctcagaaggattctaaaattgggggatctaggcttctcaaaaggcttagacgaatgacagttcctgaaactcccaaggaatccaaatcaacaaggaagtacaagaaacagagggcacaaaggccagtttcagatgataaagaggaagcagctaaggggatcaggaatctctgatctcacaagacaaggaatttgctccagtcacttcttctccatcaactccatctcaggaagctgtttcagaaaaggctaacacaccttctgtgtcttctgttgatccaggcacaagtgctgatattgatgttcaaaacttggttgtgcctgcagtacttctcttagaagctccaacagcaccAAATCCTTCACCAAcaactgttactgatgctgttcaaactccagaattatctaagacaccttctctgcatctagatactgatgatcagactttaggtgagcatcaggatatggctgttgatcagaccttagtatcagatcagcaattagaggatgctgaagcctccattgctactcacactgttgtcttatcagaagatactgattctttaagttctgatgctgtaaatgctggagatactggtgatgctgctccaactgtagatgctgatgaagcaggtccttcaggacatacacctcaacagactcttcctaagtctgaactggtaaagaagtttgctaccggggaagcaccagtaccttggagtgaaactcctgcaggtcaggagtggactaaggaatggaactcagtttcatgtgttccaactgaaaaatatcttgctgagcacttgactaaagctgatgaaatgttaaattctgatgattttaaaacccagcttagagtcactgcattgagtactaaacatctacaaggtcttcattcaactactcatgcagagctacacaagattcaggagaactttatcaaacaggaacaagtttggaaaattgataagaaaaagttctttcaacctaccattgacaggattgcttatattgagaaaactcaagagaaacaacaagctcaaattgatgaaattctgacaaatcaagcttctcagcaatcgcaacttactgaaatccaatcctcagtggaattacttatctctcttttactacctgctgatgccaaaaagggggagaaggtaattaagtccaaatgcaaaactaacaagacactaaggatgatggaaatgatgatcaaggatactctggaatgggtagcggtcatagtcaaggtagaaggtttacatcaagacaagctagtcacaggacaagttctgatactgggaaaagaataagttctgctgctggtaaaaggataagttctgatgaacttctagatcttgatgaggaaatgtcaagacagttatttcttcaagaaaatctaggaatggacttggaaagtttaaaggaagaagaagccagacttaaatcagagaaagtcacatctaaatctgaagcttctggtaaaaaatcacttccaaaactcaaaggcattgtcatcaaagaaaggacacatactgaagcaacattggctagatcacaaccacagatagatccaagatccaagggtaaagaaaaggttggtgaacctatcaaggtttatgtacctcctgaggaagaagaaattactgatgaaaaggatgatcttgctctgacttcaagaaaagttcttaaaacaacctctgacatggctcaagttgttcagagtcaagaaattgtaagttctgatattcagaagaagcaagtaacctctgacatagctcaagttaacttgatatcagaaaatagatcaaagacactcctaccaggatttactaaagcaaaacagactcaatctttgaagactactacaagtggttttgaagcaagagtagttactggaaaggaagctagagataaaactggattgggaagtgctgatgaaagaagagtacacaacactaccaatgatccaacttccttgagtgaaccaggtattggagcaactcctaagagattgaatcaactggaatctgtacagatggtttaccatacctacttgaaagaatacatcatgttgtatttcatgacagatggtagggtttatcatataagacaaaatgccattccattgaagtattttgaagaattggattatgtacttttcttacttcaagtggatgacagaataacagggactgctgcaaactacttaaaagaacagattcagagacagaaaagcctttattctgttaagtctgacagcatatatgttccaaagtacagagatcacaatggtgatattgttgatatgaagcctaatactgcacagatcagaacatatcttggtattaagggacttgaattcaatctagagtctgacaaagcttatgtcataagactagatcaggagttgagaaaagcaaagatcaatgatctcagagctgcaatctttcaaactggtgaagatactgcagagcttaaagatgtcaaaaggagaatgattgatgaactcagatatgctgagaaatgtttgttgaagaactatctcaaaacaactcctgacatcagagagatcagagaatgatgaagccaagtcgaagatctacaactgcttaaattctgatatttatacagactgaagttgttatcagaagttgaaattggtaaaagctttatggactataagttgtagttatctagtctaattctcatgcatttgtacttaatgtttttgacatcatcaaatatctgttaaacttgtatattatgttaatttacaagttggggaagattgttagatatatttgataatgtcatggctaatatgttttatgtttagctttcagatcttacttgaacaggataaatcagtacttaactgttgatcagtacttatactggaagtcaggacttaaggatatcagtacttatgttatcaggagataatcatcagaagatagatatcagaacttaagtgctgaaggacgatcagataaggacagtagctgattaaagaaaagaagatcaagataaacataagaagagatatgcatgaagaaggaattctgtaaagaatggaatacttggaagaaaagatatctgattgatatattttaggaagcagaattatattccatatcaattagcgattatcttgtaactgtgtagtatataaacacagacatagggtttacactataagtgttatcattattagagaagattattcattgtaaccctagcagctctcgtgatatttgttcatcactgagaggtaacagtttcatactgtaacagagtttattatttcaataaagtttgttttctgttacttaagttcttaaagttcgatttgagtgtactatacactgtattcacccctctacagtgtgtgtgacctaacaatgtattacacaataattaataatttttaataaatgaatgatgagatgaaataaatattatatagatattaatgaTGCGTCAATTATtctatactatactatactataataaccggaatgggtATAATTTCGTTGGTTTGGTTATCCCTTTTTATGACCATCGGATTTTTTTAATCAAGTAATCAGGACCATTAGattgaaataaaaaaaaagtATACATTACTCAAGCTCTCgggttcgaatcccgtcaacaacaaatatttatattattatttatacaataCTAAAACTCTCAGTTTCGAACCTTATCAacatcaaatatttatattattatttatacactacccaaaaattcaggttcgaatcccgtaaataataaatatttataaatatattaataaggtaataatctaaaataaaatttattataattttaaataatataaaaacaTTAATAaagacccgtgcatcgcacgggttgtAAAACTAGTATATATTAATTGTGAGCAATAagtattatataaatattaatactGAAGTAACAAATATTAATTCCCTCCGTCCCTCTACATTATATACGTCtactatttgcacgtatttcgagactTTTATAAAGTATAGTATCGtaatgtttttaattttttttttaataaaagtttaaacataaaacttttattcatgatttttttttaaaaaaatattaaggaGTTATGCTTTAAATGAACATTAAAAAGTGTGCCAAAAAGTAATGTATATCATATGAATTAAATTGCTCCTCAAACTCTCTGTTTTTGCATTATATATAATAGATAATAGATAAATTAGTACTCTCCCAATCTTTCATTTATTTCTAAATCCTACGGTACAAAAAAAATTGTATTAATGCAGGTAAAAGTAGTTCAACTGCAGCATCCGAATATTTTTATCTATTTCATCGTTATTTTTTATCCAAGAATTTGAGTTCATTAAATTCAAATCTAACTGAAATTCggataaaattaaattaaattaaattatctgcTCTACAGAATTCCAAATCTCGAAtttgtactccctccgtcccaatatACGTTTCCTATTTTGACTTTCGATATTGTTCACGGTAAGTGATTGcctactaatttacgtctaatctataatatcatacatagtcatgagtgatctcgttggattcgtatttatcagtattttaatatagtaaaatttttatatttaatattaatacaaATTTAAAGATATTAATGATCAAAAGTGTGTATtgacaaacgtgtccaacacagACAGAAAACGTTTTTAGGGAGGAGGGAATATTATACAGACAGACCCGTAAATATTGTTGCTCCCTCGCACAGCTCACTGCACCTCATTAAAAACAAACAAACTGCTTCAAAACACAATcatttactctctctttctctctcgcTCGCTCGCTGGTCTCTCTCCTCGAAATCTCCGTAATGGCTCGAGGCTCCTCCCAATCTCAATCCACCTCAGCTAACTCCAACACTAGACCCGGCCCGGTCGGCATCGCTCCTCGTGGATCCGCCGCCGCTACTGCCGGCATGCGCCGCCGTCGAGTCGGCGGATCCTCCAACTCCTCCTCCGTCTCCGCTTCCGGCGGCGGTAGCAACATGCTCCGGTTCTACACCGACGACGCTCCTGGCCTGAAAATCACTCCGACTGTCGTTCTGGTGATGAGTGTTTGTTTCATTGGCTTCGTCACTGCTCTTCACGTCTTCGGTAAGCTTTATCGCTACCGATCTGGCGCTGGTGCTTAATTTACTCGTATTTCGATAATCGAGTTGCTTCTAGTCGAACTGAGCTGTTTGAGTTTTATGATTTTGTAAATTTTGTTTTTGTGTTAGTTGGATGAGGATTTTAGGTTTTGTGCCTCTGACTATGATAATGATGATGACGATGATGATCTTTTCCGAATAATCGATATGTACGGTTAGCTACTAATGTTTCACTATGCTTGCTTCGTATTTTGGTTGATCTATTATAATTCATAATCCTTTTGCTAACTTCAAATAATCGATGTGTTTTTAGTTTGAATTTTTCGGTTAATATCGCTATAATATTTTTTGTATATGTTATTGGTGAATACTGTAAACCATTGATACTAATGTAGTGTGTAGTTTATGAGGGAGTGGTATATAATTTTGTATGTTTAATATGAGGTTATGTGCTTGCGATATATTATGAAGCTGAAACTAAAGGATAATTATTTGCTTATGAAATTTAACTATGTGAATTAACTATCTAAAACAAGCTTATGCTTATAGAAGTTATGAGTACCTTATATATACCCTAGTAATGTGTGCAGTTTGTGTTGGAGATGGTAataattttgttaaaataatcTTTTATCATTATTTGTTGACATATCTTTGATTCAAGGAACGGTTTAATAAACCTTCTATGTTGTCCACCTCCACTTTTCAAGCGGGGTTTCCTTTGTGAAGCCATTTCACGGCTGATTTTATTTCCTATTTGATATTGAACTAGGGGCAAGTGTTAAATAATGTGTTTCGCGATCATCTCCATTTTGGTAAAACGAATGGAAAAAGTAGTATACATTTGATTCATTTTAATGTACGGTTTGCCCATGGACACATGTTAAGCACTAAAAACTATAAGTTTGGAGCCCATGAGCACACCATAGGAAAACCGTTCGCTCCTTGTAGAATTTCATTGAAAATATGAAGTATGATATTTAAAGTAAACCGGTGTGTGTTATCAAGAATGGGGACTCTAACTGGATGCTCAGTGCAACAATGTTTTTGGTCACATGCGACACCTCTATTTTTTCTATTAAACAGGGGAGATTTTTAGAACTTTAAGTGCCTTGAGTCATTGTTAAGTTGAAGAAATGTTTACTGTGCAGATATCCTTAGTTTTGAGGTTTTAGGGATTAAACATGTTACATTCTATGGTTAAAAAGAGTTTCAAATTACTAAAGTTGGTTTATGTTTTCAACTTTGAAAGTTATGTTCCTTTGTAAGTAATAAGACCTTTTTATGACACATTATACTTAGTAATTACTAGCTTATATAGTTAACTTTTTCTTTGAAAGTTATATAGTTAATTAAGCTTACATCACCACTACTCTCAGAAATAGAATCACACATAACCCTTCACAATTTCACATGACATTATTTTAGTAACCTCAGCATGCTAGGCCGTCTAAGTTTGATAATGATCCATAGGAGAACTTTAATCACGATTCGTAGGCTCAAATGAGATGGAGGAAAGCGGGATAGTCTGATAACTAAACACGTCCTGGGCCTTAGTCTACCAATCACATTATCGAATAAACAGATGATCTTTAATCAGCCTCACTGTACTAAATATACCAGCAAATAAACACATGACCTATAATCTGCAAGTTATGACATTTGTGAGATCGTTAGATAGGAATCACATTGCTGGAACACAATTTCTTTTTCAAGTGACCATGCTTAGTTGCTTACTAAACGCATCAATCAATGCGGCCATAATTTTTAAGTATACTACCACAACGCGAAATATGATTAAATATCCGCATGAATTATGGTGGTTTTGTTCTATTTTACAGTTGTTTGGATGGAATTGCTACCTCTATCGTTATGGTAACTTTTAACTTTCAGTTACACATCGCTGCCTTTAGATTAGTAAAAAGTTTGTTAACTACCATGTCATCTGATTGAATCAAATTAATATCTTCTTTCTAGAGCTTGATATTACTCAAGTGGTTAAAGACTTATTTATTGTCTCAGGAGATTTGAGAACAGAAACTCAATTGTAGAACATAAAACCTTAAATAGTAAAAAAAAATAACTTCTTTCTAATCGATAAACCTTGATACTTCAAACATATGTTGGCATTTTGTGGGTTTGCATTTTATTGTAGTGATTGGATTAGTAATCATTTCCTGATAACTAGTAATTGGATTTGTGATCAGTGGGACCTTCACCCTCATTAGGAAGTCTATTCCGAGAATAATATCAAAGTCCCCAACAAGTTCACTTTTCCCTCCCATGGTCAACCTTCAGATTCAATGCAGTCTGCAGCTGAATCCGTAACATTCCCTGCTTCGGAATTCACTACTTCAATCCTACTAAGTTAGTTCTGGGTTAGTGTCACCAAATTGGTATACGAATGCAAATCCGGGTCGGGTTCGGATTTAAAGTTTGATACACGAAAGTGCACGGAACGTTGCCAGGTCCACTACTAACACTTGGCTCCAGGTTCAGTAACACTTGGCTCCAGGTTCAGTCCATGCGCACCAATGTTTGTCTGCAACAAAACAGTTTGTGGAACCATTGTCCACCATCGTTATAACGGCTTGTCCATTCACCGTGACTTGCCCACGACTTCTTCACTTTTTTAGCCCAAAGTGTGTTCGTCAGGCGCAAACTTTGCTATGACCAGGGAATTCAATTTAACCTTCTAGTTTGACTGCTATAAGGTTGGTTGTTAAAAGGGTGTTTACTGGATTATTTGAAGCTGAAATATTTAAAATTGTCAGTTTTGTAATCCATCAGTTGTTCTagttaatttaataaaattataaacaaataGTAATGCTATAAACAAAATAGTAATGCTAATACTAATGGGAGCTTATCCACAACGATGGGATATACCGGCCGCGATGTTTCATTGCGGTAATTCTCACATGCCGTTTCATTTTGCTCTCACCTGCCGTATTGTTTCATTTTACGGCTCTATCATTTTGTGGCTGGTGTATCACAGTTGATGGCATCAGATTTATAGTCTCCATACGACCTTAGCCGTAAGAATCTTAAATAGAAACATGACTCTTCAAACTCCATTTCTCCCTGGTTCCAATAAAACCTGTTACGTACAACATGACTCTTCAAACTCCATTTCTCCCTGGTTCCATAAAACCTGTTACGTAACAAGGGGCCTACGTCCAGCATAGGCACTACACTTTCGGAGTCCGTAAGTCAAAATATCCGCAAACCCCGAACGATAAAAGATTATTGCCGAAAGCTCAATTTCCGTAGGCCGTTGGCCCACAACTCAATTTTATCCTCTAAACTCTACACATGTCATTCACAAAGTACCAAGTCATGCCTTTCCCACCTCTCTACCTTCCACGTGTCGAAGTACCCTATGACAGTCACCGCCTACTAAGCTAGAGGACAACTGGCTAGTCATAAAAAAACCAAGAGGAAAAGGGACGATAAGACAATTAAAAAAATAGATACCCCCTACGGACCACACCCAAAAACCAAAACACGCTATCAATTTGGTGCCGCCGCCGGGGATCCGACAAAAAATACTAATCACCATACCACAATGACATCCCCTCGTTCTTTATCCAAAATCCCCATAGAAAAAAATGAGTAACGGATCAAATAATGAAGCTCGTACTTACGACAGTTCTTCTGAAACACCCAATAATTCTCCTAAGCATAGTATGTTGTCCAACTTAAGGGCTCAGCGGAATTATATGCCACAACAGATGGATCATTTGACAACACAAATGGCTGCAAATCAACACGAAGCTCATCCCCCTCAATATTACCCTGAAGCCGTTTCCAGTTCGTATCTTGGAAGACACTCTAGGTCTCCCTCACCTGAATATCCTCAACCAAATTTGCAAGACGAATTTTCCCAAGACTCTTATCCTAGCTACAGCACCCTTCGATCTGGAGAACGCCCTCCCCGTAGGGCCCTAATGACTCCTTCTTCTGAATCATCAGGTAATGGTACTCCGCATGAAGAAGGAGGGTCCCAGTATAGACTGCCAACCCCAGCCCGAAGAGTCAGGAGGTCCCCCTATTAACCAAGGAGGGACCATCGAACTGCTATCCCCATGGAAGGCAGGAAAACATGATGACTCGCCAGGCTAGAAGGTTTATACCCTGGGGCTGCCGCAGATACGGCCACGGGAGGAAACACCTTTCACTGAAGCCTTGGAAGCTACCCCCGTCAATCTTGGAGTGAAAATCACTGGTTTGGAATCGTTCAATGGTACTTCTGACCCGAATGATCATTTAAGTTATTATGAAAATTTGATGATATGTCATAGGTACAACGACATTACCAAATGTCGACGGTTCATTTCAACCTTTAAAGCCTACACCAGGATTTGGTTTTCAAGTTTAGCCCCTAGGTCTATTAGCTCTTGGGAAAAGTTTAAGGTATTATTCTTATCAAATTTCGTGTTAATACCCCTCATACTGTTCATACGATATCTCTAGAGAATGTAAAGCAGGAATAGGGTGAAACCCTACGGGACTACATTGAGAAATTTAAGAATGCGGCTTCCAAAGTCAAAGAATTAAAACAGACCAAGTGTTGTTGATTCCTTCAGCAGCAATATGAACTATCAAGAATGCAGAGATTGTTGCAAGGAACTGTGTAATCGAGAGCCTACTGATCTTTTTTGAAGCCTAGACTATGACTTTGGCCTATATAGCAACAGACGAAATGATTCGTGCTTATTATCCTTCGGCTCGAGAAAAATTTCCTTGCCAGGCCGAAGAGCAATGCAGGTAGATGAGATGGAAGACTTCCGAGGAAGAGGCCAGAGAAACTTCCCTACAGATTAAAGGGCTATCCCCAGACAAATCCGAGAAGAACCCAACTTTACCCCATTAACACAAACCCCATCTTACGTACTTCAGCAAATAAGAACTAAAGAATTCTTTCAACTACCTAATCCCATGAGGACACCCACAAAAAAGAGAGATCGAACCCGCTTTTGTGATTATCATGCGGAAATCGGACATAACACGGATGAATGCACCTCCCTCAAATACTTCTTGGAAAGGCTAGTGAAGAAGGGACTCTTGAATGAGTACCTTCCCCTCGAGGTCGACAGAACCCTCAACAACTAGAGGGTGCTGCAAGAGCTGCACCACCACGGCATGTGGTTGATATGATTTGGGAGGAAGCATGACGCCCTACGAAGTCATGCAAATAGATCCATCGCTTCAGGCCTTTCGCCTCACTGGCACTTCCATTTTTTTCTCAGATGCTTACTACCCCAAAGAAAATGTTTGTCGGAATGGTCCACTTACGGTTACTCTCGATATGGAACAACCAAGACATCAAGAAGGTCTTAATAGATAATGGCTCCTCCTAGATATCATTTTCAAACACGCCCTCAGAAGGATGATTTTAAGTACTCCCCTAGAAGAAATGAAGCTCGAAGAGATACAGGGGCCGTCTACGGCTTTGGAAATCATGCCGTACCCGTTCAGGGAGCCATTGACATTCCCACCACCTTCGGCACTTCTCCACAAGAGGTAACTGCCATGGTTAAATATTATGTCATTGACAGGCCTCCCNNNNNNNNNNNNNNNNNNNNNNNNNNNNNNNNNNNNNNNNNNNNNNNNNNNNNNNNNNNNNNNNNNNNNNNNNNNNNNNNNNNNNNNNNNNNNNNNNNNNattagagagggaaagagcatatgtgtgatgcaaggacatcccaaattctcaatagctaagaaagaagaagccaagcaattaaaggctgacaaaagagcacaagcaaagcttgaaaaacagctaaagtcaagccaagttgaagaaatgaaaggaattgaagtcaggggtgaagaaaagattgctaacttagatgaggttcttgggagcatatttggtgaaaatatggaggaaagagaggaatggcagaagggaaacagaagaaaggccaaggcacacagaaggagtgaagataaccctgaagataccaaatctacatctaaaccactaccttccatacctgaaccttttgttactgatccctctataaatatccatggtgaaccaatcattccaaaagaggaacctattgattgggacaacatcacattgcctacctttctaaccactcttccaccaccaaagaaacagaaaagaaaaccaaaatctacacctcccacaacctctaagaaattcactcaaaaacaaaaacctaaacctaagtcacccatttctaaagatgattatgttcacatctgtgacataaaagaaatttcagacattgaactctatctggatgagctggaggatgtaaggggaatagctgcctacagacagttaccagaaagattagtgttcagatataaaggagctggggaaagaacatggcctctccacaggattctaaatgaaggctactctaccttgatcagagtcttttcagccatcaaaaaggattctggctttaccagaacagccaagactgaaattctcaacaagattgccaacataaggaagacttggagggaaccaaatgctttacccagaaccttactcatacaagaaaggggaactaaaattcacaaatcacctcattggttgatggaatttagagatgacaaaggagtcagaagatttttcagacttgaagaccaactcaagattgccagcaatgaaactctcaaggaaatgcaatctaagttggatatcagtgatgaagatgaagctgaattcttcagaaaactccaactccaaattgagggaaatgacaaagggctaggaaagaaaaccagggaacaaagaagaaaatgatgttttgctcaggctagaggagcacccttggaaatactgtaaatcttcaattacctcctagtacatacacttttgcagcactttttatatttctacttagtttcaattcaaatatttgttaagtgttttgttatcatcaagttaaccctgaatttatgcctacagttcttatagacataaatagggggagattgttaggaatatatgtgcattagtttgatgatatgtttaacaaaacacttaagtagaaatttagtgtctgtagcctcaacggataagaccactttggctatccgttgatggtgtagctttacttagaaataagtctagtattgtagcatatttcagtctctgtatttaaaattgtaattcttagaagttgagagaaactatgagtcatgttgactactagatgatatgcagataggaaggccaattgtaaatatttcatgccttgtaattttgtataaatgaagtggtatcaacggatgacttaaaagaccttcaacggatgagaagctaagcttcaacggatgtctctaaagcttcaacggataacatccttcaacggatgagagcatcaacggatgaaagcttcaacggataacatccttcaacggatgaagtcatcaacggatgaaagcttcaacggatgttctgctaatcagccgttgataagtggtagttgtacctacaagcagaggcacgtgggttgacagagaaaactgagatgtggtagccgaatttcaggatcaacagaaaaagcagccgttcttcttttgtacaaagttgcaatagtcaacaaagtacttgagtgaacaggaaaagaagcaagtgaagaacttattttactattgtaattttatattgtttttcacttgtacacttggtaatatatatgaaccaagaagaagctagtaattagatagatttttccagagctgttaagaaatatcttgagagaaaattcatctagtttgtactaggatgcagctgtgatcaacattgttgaacacagattttctaatataccatctctggtggaacaac carries:
- the LOC141692387 gene encoding uncharacterized protein LOC141692387 — translated: MARGSSQSQSTSANSNTRPGPVGIAPRGSAAATAGMRRRRVGGSSNSSSVSASGGGSNMLRFYTDDAPGLKITPTVVLVMSVCFIGFVTALHVFVG